In Vicinamibacteria bacterium, one genomic interval encodes:
- a CDS encoding RNA methyltransferase, which produces MKRIGSPENPLIKSVRRLARARRREPTILIEGQKLVAEALEGETEVQSILVSSDGPHGVFPGAIEVEARLFERASGLDAPDGVLAMARRPSRPLEDLPTEGLLVVSVGIQLPGNLGAVARVAEAASADALVVVKGSADPFGPKAIRGSMGSVLRLPVFEIDQLDPLRERGYRFAALTPHGGTDFRECDWRRPLAILLGREGAGLPALTLSPDDMRVSIPMKGRVESLNVATAAALVLYEATRP; this is translated from the coding sequence ATGAAGCGCATCGGTAGCCCGGAAAATCCCCTGATCAAGAGTGTCCGACGCCTCGCACGCGCGAGACGGCGGGAGCCCACCATCCTCATCGAGGGTCAGAAGCTCGTGGCCGAGGCGCTCGAGGGCGAGACCGAAGTCCAGTCGATTCTGGTGTCTTCCGACGGGCCGCACGGGGTGTTTCCCGGAGCCATCGAGGTCGAGGCTCGCCTGTTCGAAAGGGCGAGCGGGCTCGACGCTCCCGACGGCGTGCTCGCCATGGCGCGGAGGCCGTCCCGTCCGCTCGAAGATCTGCCCACCGAGGGGCTTCTCGTGGTCTCCGTGGGCATCCAGCTGCCCGGGAACCTGGGAGCGGTCGCCCGGGTCGCGGAAGCCGCGAGCGCCGACGCACTCGTCGTCGTCAAGGGCTCCGCCGATCCCTTCGGGCCCAAAGCCATTCGAGGCTCGATGGGAAGCGTTCTGCGTCTGCCGGTCTTCGAGATCGACCAGCTCGACCCGCTGAGAGAGCGAGGTTACCGGTTCGCAGCCCTCACCCCGCACGGGGGCACCGATTTCCGCGAATGCGACTGGCGGCGCCCGCTCGCGATCTTGCTAGGGCGCGAGGGGGCGGGACTTCCAGCCTTGACACTGTCTCCCGATGACATGCGCGTTTCCATTCCGATGAAGGGGCGCGTGGAATCGCTCAACGTGGCGACCGCCGCCGCCCTCGTCCTGTATGAAGCGACTCGTCCCTAG
- a CDS encoding SPOR domain-containing protein, translating to MAEDYDDRAYYEVQLNNKQLVFFFMAALAIAVVVFLCGVMVGRGVRDATLAASRNDIAAEGSKDAATESIRFRTERKETPRLDYAQRLSRDEVDTQLDAVRSDSPETTARQSVEPSPAVQQPVAKTPPPQVASTSPPPASPSPPSPEPAVIGADRGPFTIQVVALKTEDAARSLLTRLKGKRYRAYLEAVGDAGLHRVRVGRFETRAEAEQVAAKLRTEEKFRPYVTQ from the coding sequence ATGGCAGAAGATTACGACGACCGGGCCTACTACGAGGTCCAGCTGAACAACAAGCAGCTAGTCTTCTTTTTCATGGCCGCCCTCGCCATAGCCGTGGTCGTGTTTCTTTGCGGAGTGATGGTGGGCCGTGGAGTGCGTGACGCGACCCTAGCGGCCTCCCGCAACGACATCGCGGCCGAGGGTTCGAAGGATGCCGCCACCGAGTCCATTCGGTTCCGGACCGAGCGCAAGGAGACGCCCAGGCTCGACTATGCCCAGCGGCTCTCCCGAGACGAGGTCGACACGCAGCTCGATGCGGTTCGCTCCGACAGCCCCGAGACCACCGCGCGTCAGAGCGTCGAGCCGAGCCCCGCGGTTCAACAACCGGTAGCCAAGACACCGCCTCCGCAAGTCGCCTCGACATCCCCGCCGCCTGCTTCGCCGTCTCCTCCTTCACCCGAGCCCGCCGTGATCGGCGCCGACCGCGGCCCGTTCACGATTCAAGTCGTGGCGCTCAAAACCGAGGACGCGGCGCGCTCGCTCCTCACCCGCCTGAAGGGCAAGAGATATCGCGCCTATCTCGAGGCCGTGGGAGACGCGGGGCTGCATCGAGTTCGGGTCGGCCGGTTCGAGACGCGCGCCGAGGCGGAGCAGGTCGCGGCCAAGCTCCGGACCGAGGAGAAATTTCGGCCTTACGTTACCCAATAG
- a CDS encoding DUF4388 domain-containing protein — MTLESEELSIRGSLSESSLPELLASISRSKETGILNFHDAGRWKAIYFKEGRIIYAMSNAQDDRLGEFLLKSGKITVRQLLEASKLIQHDKKLGAVLVDQSIITPDDLFVAIHRHAEAIVYSLFEWTRGEYEFVIKDLSAEGPMVLDLDSGNVVLEGIRRLNDFTRIYAGVGPLESVLRPADSSEGQVHRINLDEDESQVLSLVNGRLSVEQILAMSYLPNFETLRILFALVAAGVLERGGTDESEKRGIELEYELQEIVDHHNRNFEGVCAFIREKIDPEQALVFTEDVMRDVAKQFPLLFEGIELGTAGRVDFDQLLQNLGDRPHEAKKAVLIDGLNELMYGLLLEIGRRFGKASQEVVATSVLSHAQPSFPVT, encoded by the coding sequence ATGACGTTGGAGAGTGAAGAGCTCAGCATTCGGGGGTCCCTGTCCGAGTCCAGCCTGCCCGAGCTTTTGGCCTCCATAAGCCGGAGCAAGGAGACCGGAATTCTGAACTTCCACGATGCCGGACGATGGAAGGCGATTTATTTCAAGGAAGGCCGCATCATCTACGCGATGTCGAACGCCCAGGACGATCGCCTCGGTGAGTTCCTGTTGAAGTCGGGCAAGATCACCGTCCGGCAGCTGCTCGAGGCAAGCAAGCTGATTCAGCACGACAAGAAGCTGGGTGCGGTGCTCGTCGATCAGAGCATCATCACCCCCGATGATCTGTTCGTGGCAATCCATCGCCACGCGGAGGCGATTGTTTACAGTCTGTTCGAGTGGACCCGGGGCGAGTACGAGTTCGTGATCAAGGATCTGTCGGCCGAAGGGCCCATGGTACTCGACCTCGACTCGGGCAATGTGGTGCTCGAAGGGATCCGCCGCCTCAACGATTTCACTCGTATCTATGCCGGTGTCGGCCCGCTCGAGAGTGTGTTGCGGCCCGCCGACAGCTCGGAAGGCCAGGTTCACCGGATCAATCTCGACGAAGACGAATCGCAGGTGCTCTCTCTCGTCAACGGCAGGCTCAGCGTGGAGCAGATTCTGGCGATGAGCTACCTGCCCAACTTCGAGACCCTGCGAATTCTATTCGCACTCGTAGCCGCCGGCGTGCTCGAGCGGGGCGGCACGGACGAATCCGAGAAACGCGGGATCGAGCTCGAGTACGAGCTTCAGGAGATCGTGGATCACCACAATCGGAACTTCGAAGGGGTCTGCGCCTTCATTCGCGAGAAAATCGACCCGGAGCAGGCCCTGGTGTTCACCGAAGACGTCATGCGGGATGTTGCCAAGCAGTTTCCCCTCCTCTTCGAAGGCATCGAGCTCGGAACCGCGGGCAGGGTGGACTTCGACCAGCTCCTCCAGAACCTCGGCGATCGTCCCCACGAGGCGAAGAAAGCCGTGCTGATCGACGGACTGAACGAGCTCATGTATGGCTTGTTGCTCGAGATCGGGCGGCGGTTCGGCAAGGCCTCCCAGGAGGTGGTGGCGACGAGTGTCCTCAGCCACGCCCAACCCAGTTTTCCGGTAACATAA
- the greA gene encoding transcription elongation factor GreA — protein MSKDILGKLKDEIKALEEELHVELPKALKVAREHGDLSENAEYDAAKERQGYVNARLGQLRKRLANLSMVNFDKIPEGKVSFGSEVTLFDVDKEAEVVYKLVVSEEADVAKGLISTTSPIGRALLGRVEGDEVRVQTPGGLKNFEIVKLLTIHDLVDLNDLDDLD, from the coding sequence ATGTCGAAGGACATTCTCGGCAAGCTGAAAGACGAAATCAAAGCCCTCGAAGAGGAGCTCCACGTCGAGCTTCCCAAGGCCCTCAAGGTGGCTCGCGAGCACGGCGACCTTTCGGAGAATGCCGAGTACGACGCCGCCAAAGAGCGTCAAGGGTACGTCAACGCTCGTCTCGGACAGCTGAGGAAGCGCCTCGCCAATCTGTCGATGGTGAACTTCGACAAGATCCCGGAGGGCAAAGTCTCTTTTGGCTCCGAAGTCACGCTCTTCGACGTCGACAAGGAAGCGGAGGTCGTCTACAAGCTCGTGGTGAGCGAAGAGGCAGACGTGGCGAAGGGACTCATCTCGACCACCTCACCGATCGGCCGCGCACTGCTCGGGCGGGTGGAGGGCGACGAGGTTCGCGTCCAGACGCCGGGAGGGCTGAAGAACTTCGAGATCGTCAAGCTTCTCACAATCCACGATCTCGTCGACCTCAACGATCTCGACGATCTCGACTGA